The genomic interval CCCGCCGACCGCCTGCCGAACTTCCGGCCCATCGAGTCCTTCGAGAGGTACGAGACGTGGCCGAGCTGTCGGGCGATTGCGAGCCCCTGCTCGGGGTCGGGGCCCTCCCCGTAGTAGTCCCCTCCGTTCCAATTCGGGTCGCTCGTGATGGCCCGGCGCGCGACCGCCCGCATCGCGAGCATCTGGGGGTCGAGGCGGGCCGCGGTCGCGACCGCCAGCACCCGAGCGACGCGCTCGGGGTAGCGCTTGGCCCAGTCGAGGGCGTTCATCCCGCCGACGCTCCCGCCCACGACGGCCCGGAGCGGGCCGACTCCGAGGTGGTCGAGCAGGCGGGCCTGTGCCCGGGTCCAGTCGGCCACGGTCACGGGCGGGAAGTCCGGGCCGTAGGGGTCGCCGGTCTCCGGATTCTCGCTCGCCGGGCCGGTCGTGCCGTAGCACGACCCCGGAACGTTCGCGCAGACCACGAAGTACTCGCGGGTGTCGATGGCCTTGCCCGGGCCGACCACGTCGCTCCACCACGCCGCCGACTGGCCGTCGGTTCCGGCCGCGTCCTCGCTGCCGGTGTCGCTCGCGCTCCGCCCGGTTCCGGCGACGTGCTGACTGCCGGTGAGCGCGTGACACACCAGCACCGCGTTGTCCCCGCGGTACTCGCCGTAGGTCTCGTAGGCGACGTCGAGGGGGACGGTCCGCCCGCACTCGAACTCGAAGTCACCGAGGTCGGCGGTGTCGCGGGTGCGGTTCATGGCTCGTTCCCCGCCGCCTCGATGGCGCGCTCGAAGTCGGCGAGCAGGTCGGCCGGGTCCTCGATTCCCACCGAGAGGCGCACGAGGTCGGGCGAGACGCCCGCGGCGCGCTGTTCGTCGGGCGACAGTTGGGCGTGGGTCGTGCTCGCGGGGTGGATGACGAGGGTCTTCGCGTCGCCGATGTTGGCGAGGAAACTGGCGAGTTCGACGCGCTCGCAGAACCGCTTGCCCGCCTCGAATCCTCCTTCCAGTCCGAAGGCGACCATCCCGCCGTACCCGCCCGCCAGATACTCGCTGGCGTTCTCGTGGGTCCGGTGGCTCTCCAGTCCGGGGTAGGCGACCCACGCCACGTCGTCGCGGTCGGCGAGGTACTCCGCGACGATGGCGGCGTTCTCGCAGTGGCGCTCCATCCGGAGGGGGAACGACTCCAGACCCTGCAGGGTCTGCCACGCGTCGAAGGGCGACTGCTGATTGCCGAGGCTCCGGAGCGCGCGGAACCGGGCCGCGGTCGCGAGGGGGGCGTCGGGGAAGTCCCGCGAGAAGTCGGTGTCGTGGTAGGCGGGGTTGTCGCCCGCGAGTTCGGGGTAGTCGTCCTCGCGGGCCTCCCAGTCGAAGCTCCCGCCGTCGACGAGGACGCCCCCGACCGTGGTGCCGCTCCCGTGGAGCCACTTGGTCGTGGAGTGCCAGACCGCGTCGGCACCGTGGTCGAGGGGAGTACAGAGGTACGGCGTCGCGAAGGTGTTGTCGACCACGAGGGGCGCGCCCGCGTCGTGGGCGATTCCCGCGACGCGCTCGAAGTCGGGCGTGACGAGCGAGGGGTTCCCGACGGTCTCGACGTGGACGTAGGCGGTGTCCGAATCGACGGCCTCCTCGTAGGCGTCGTAGTCGAGCGTCTCCACGAACCGGGCCTCGATTCCGCGCTTGCTGGCGGTGTGGCGGAGGTACGCCGTCGTCCCGCCGTAGGTGTCGGTCGAGCAGACCACGTTGTCGCCCGACTCGGCGAGCACGAGCGTCAGCGAGTCGAGCGCGGCCATCCCGCTCGCGGTGGCAACCGCGCCCGTCCCGCCTTCGAGGCTGGCGAGTCGGTCTTCGAGCGCGCGGGTCGTCGGGTTCGAGATGCGCGAGTAGACGTCGCCCTCGGCGTCGAGCGCGTAGAGGTCGGCGGCGCGGTCGGCGTCCTCGAACTCGTAGGAGGTGGTCTGGTAGATGGGCGGCGCGCGCGCCCCCGTCGCCGGGTCGGCCCCGTGGCCCGCGTGGAGGCTCCGGGTGTCGAACTCGCGCTCGGCGTCGCGAGAACGCGACGCCGAGCGCGGCTGGTCGTCCTCTGCGGTCATGTGCTATACGCATATTCTCGAAGGAAGTTATAACCGGGAGTTACGGCAAGGGTTGCTGAGCGTGCGAGTTTGTCACACGCTATCGCCGAGCAGGAGACCGACGACCGACCGGCCCCAGAGGAGCCAGAATCCAGCGATAGCGACGATGAGAAGCCCGAGTCCGAACGCCGAGAAACTCACGTCGAACAGCTCCAGCAGTTCGACGCCGAGGAGGGCGGCCAGCAGGATGGTGATGCGGTCGAGGCGGGCGAGGAGGTCGGGGTCGGCCATGCGCGAGACGTTCGAAGCCGGGAGCTTTCAGTCCTTGCGATTTTCCGACACACCACCGAAACCCATACGGAGGCCGACACGCAACTCCGACCATGAGCGAGTTCGTCGTCCCGCCCGCGCTCGACCCCGGCGACAGGGTCGCCGTGGTCGCGCCCGGTTCGAACCGAGCGACCCAGTATCCCCACGTCTACGAACTCGGCCTCGAACGCCTCCGGGAGGTGTTCGACCTCGAACCGGTCGAGTACCCGACCGCGACGAGGGACAGCGAGTACCTCTACGACCACCCCGCCGAGCGCGCACGGGACGTGATGGACGCGTTCGCCGACCCCGAGATTCGGGGCGTCGTCGCGGTCATCGGCGGGTTCGACCAGATTCGCATCCTCCGACACCTCGACCCCGAGGTGCTGGCCGAGAACCCCACCCGGTTCTACGGCATCAGCGACAACACCAACCTCGCGCTGTACCTCTGGAACCTCGGCGTCGTCTCGTTCTACGGCGGGACCCTGCTGACTGACCTCGCGATGCAGGGCGAGATGCACGACTACACCGTCGAGTCGCTCGAAACCGCGTTCTTCGCCGACGACCTCGACGCCTTCGGCGAACTCCGGCCCGCCGAGCGGTTCACCGACCACGACCTCGACTGGGCCGACCCCGACAATCTGGACGAGTACCGCGAGATGGAACCGAACCCGGGCCGGACGTGGCGCGGGGCCGACCGCCGCGTCTCGGGCCGGACGTGGGGCGGGTGTCTCTCCATCGTGGACCAGCAGCTCCGGACCGACCGCTACCTCCCCGCGCCCGAGGATTTGGACGGTCGCATCCTCCTGCTCGAAACCAGCGAGGAGCTCCCCGACGCGAGCTACGTCCGCCAGTTCCTCATCGGGATGGGCGAGCGCGGCCTGCTCGAACGCTTCGACGGCGTCCTCGTGGGTCGCGCGAAGGCGCGCAACCTCTTCGAGGACCCCGGCCCGGAGGCCCGCGCGGAGTTCCGCGAGCGCCAGCGCGAGGCCGTCGCGGAGGTCCTCGCGGAGTACAACCCCGACGCGCCGGTCGTCTTCGATCTGGAGTTCGGCCACACCGCGCCCGCCGCCGCGATTCCGGTCGGCGGCCGGGTCGAACTCGACCCCGCGAGCGAGACCGTGGCGTTCGGACGATAGGACGCCCTCGGATTCAGTAGTCGAGGTAGTCGTTCAGTTCGGCGAACTCCTCGGGTGAGAGGACGACCTCGGTCGAAACCCCGTCGATGCGTCGGAAGTCGTCGTCGAGAGTGAGTATCGTCTCGACGCCCTCCTCGACCGCGACCCGAGCGTAGTAGCCGTCCCACCCCTCGACGTTCTCCCTCCCGGCACACTCGAACCCCGCGCGAACGGTGGACTCGTCGATCTCGTCGTACCAGTGGACTCGGTTCGCGTCCATGAACCGCCGCATGAGTCCCGACGCCTCCGCGTTCGAGAAGCCGTAGACACCGGTGAGGACGTGATGTGCGCCGACGAGAGAGGCGTACGGGACCACGGCGTCGATTTCGCCGGAAATCGCGCGTCTGACGTACGAGAGGGGGGTGTCGCTCACGGGCGTCCCGGCGTGTGCCAGCGCAGTGACCCCGACGTCGAAGAGATAGGGTCCGTCACTCATCGGTGGCGTCGCCGCGGTCGTTGCGCGCGTCGCTTGCCCCGCGCCGGATGGTCTCGACGTGATTGCGCGCGTCGGGGTCGAGTTCGTCGCCGGGCGTCGGCTCTCGCTCCGCCGTCGCGTCCTCGATTCGCCGTTCGAGGTCCTCGATGATGTCCTCGGGACGTTCCTCGGGTTCGACGACCGCGCGACCGTCCTCCTCGCGAACGTCTACCGCCGTTCCGGCGTCGAGACCGAGCCGTTCTCGAACGTCCTGTGGCAGGACGATACGTCCCTTCGAATCCACCACGACCATATTCCCACTACCGGTGGGAATCATTTAAGTGTTTCGCGGGCACTGCCTCCGCGAGCGAGACCGTGGCGTTCCGGTAGGACCGGGGATTCGACCGCCAGCGTCGACCGGAGGGGTCAAGTGCGAGCGATTCGACCCTCGAAACCACGCGAGGTCCGAACCAACATGCCCGAGACCAGCGGTTCCGAACCGGCGGCGTCGGACACCGACGCCGCCGGAGAGTTCTCGATGACCGAGGGATTTCACCCCTTCCGCGGTCGGAGTCGACGCTCGCAGGCCGCGGTCCTCCTCGGCGGATTCCTCGTCTGGTTCGTCGCGTACGCGGCGTCGGTGACGACCCTCGGCGGGGCGGCCGCCGCGACCGCGGCGGCCGCCGACGCCGTGGTCGCCCGGCGGAACGCGGCGGCGCTCGCGAGCGCCGCGACCGGCCTGTACTTCGGCGCGCTCTGGACGCGGGCGCACGGCGGCCCCCTGCTCAACGTCGTCTACGTCCTCGGCGTGCAGGTGTTCGTCCCGGGCCGGGCGTACGCCCTCGGCGGGACGCCGCCCGAACACGTCCTCTCGGCGGCCGACTCGTCGTTCGTCCTGCTCCTCGCCGACCCGGCGTGGATTCTGCATCGCGCGGTGACGATACTCCCCGGATTCGCGGTCTTCGCCCTCGTGCTGGCGGTCTGGGGGGCGACGCTGAGCCCGGACGAGCAGGACGCCTTCGTGGAGTCCCACCTCCCGGAGGCGTGGCTCGACCTCCGGGAGACCGAGTAGTCCGACGCCGAGGCGGGCGCGACCGTCGACTCCGAAACAGGACCTATAACATCGAGCGGGCCCAACCGCCGCATCCGTGAGTCCCACTCGACGCGACCGGTCGGTGCTCGCCAGCGTGGTGTTCGCCGTCCTGCTCGCGCAGGTCCTGCTGTACCCCGGCGTCCCGGACCTCGTCGCGGCGGTCGGCGCGACCACGGCGCTCGACGCGAGCATGTGGTTCCTCGTCGCGGAGTTCGCGGCGTTCGTGGTCTGCGCGGGCCTCTGGGGCGCGGCCAGCGACACCGCCGGGCGGCGCGTTCCCTTCATCGTCGCGGGCGCGCTCGGCGGTGCCGTCGGCTACTTCGCGCTGGCGGTCCTCCCCGCCGCGCTGTCGCTGTCGTTCGCCGAGGTCCTCGTGGTCCGGGCCCTCCAAGGCGCGACCACCATCGGCGCGTTCTCGCTCGCGATGACGATGCTGATGGACCTCGGCGGCGGCCACGGCAGGAACATGGGCGCGGCGGGC from Halorussus salilacus carries:
- the metX gene encoding homoserine O-acetyltransferase MetX, whose product is MNRTRDTADLGDFEFECGRTVPLDVAYETYGEYRGDNAVLVCHALTGSQHVAGTGRSASDTGSEDAAGTDGQSAAWWSDVVGPGKAIDTREYFVVCANVPGSCYGTTGPASENPETGDPYGPDFPPVTVADWTRAQARLLDHLGVGPLRAVVGGSVGGMNALDWAKRYPERVARVLAVATAARLDPQMLAMRAVARRAITSDPNWNGGDYYGEGPDPEQGLAIARQLGHVSYLSKDSMGRKFGRRSAGRVASEGFAPADPAGEYFPYREVESYLDYQAERFVERFDANSYLYLSRAMDDYDLASGYDSDADALAGFSGEALVVSFTGDWHFTVEQADRLAAAFEAAGADVANHVVESDHGHDAFLVEPEKVGPPVRDFLAAGVEGRAVSDSDEDREFAPVHASLFGD
- a CDS encoding O-acetylhomoserine aminocarboxypropyltransferase/cysteine synthase family protein translates to MTAEDDQPRSASRSRDAEREFDTRSLHAGHGADPATGARAPPIYQTTSYEFEDADRAADLYALDAEGDVYSRISNPTTRALEDRLASLEGGTGAVATASGMAALDSLTLVLAESGDNVVCSTDTYGGTTAYLRHTASKRGIEARFVETLDYDAYEEAVDSDTAYVHVETVGNPSLVTPDFERVAGIAHDAGAPLVVDNTFATPYLCTPLDHGADAVWHSTTKWLHGSGTTVGGVLVDGGSFDWEAREDDYPELAGDNPAYHDTDFSRDFPDAPLATAARFRALRSLGNQQSPFDAWQTLQGLESFPLRMERHCENAAIVAEYLADRDDVAWVAYPGLESHRTHENASEYLAGGYGGMVAFGLEGGFEAGKRFCERVELASFLANIGDAKTLVIHPASTTHAQLSPDEQRAAGVSPDLVRLSVGIEDPADLLADFERAIEAAGNEP
- a CDS encoding S66 family peptidase, giving the protein MSEFVVPPALDPGDRVAVVAPGSNRATQYPHVYELGLERLREVFDLEPVEYPTATRDSEYLYDHPAERARDVMDAFADPEIRGVVAVIGGFDQIRILRHLDPEVLAENPTRFYGISDNTNLALYLWNLGVVSFYGGTLLTDLAMQGEMHDYTVESLETAFFADDLDAFGELRPAERFTDHDLDWADPDNLDEYREMEPNPGRTWRGADRRVSGRTWGGCLSIVDQQLRTDRYLPAPEDLDGRILLLETSEELPDASYVRQFLIGMGERGLLERFDGVLVGRAKARNLFEDPGPEARAEFRERQREAVAEVLAEYNPDAPVVFDLEFGHTAPAAAIPVGGRVELDPASETVAFGR
- a CDS encoding type II toxin-antitoxin system VapC family toxin, coding for MSDGPYLFDVGVTALAHAGTPVSDTPLSYVRRAISGEIDAVVPYASLVGAHHVLTGVYGFSNAEASGLMRRFMDANRVHWYDEIDESTVRAGFECAGRENVEGWDGYYARVAVEEGVETILTLDDDFRRIDGVSTEVVLSPEEFAELNDYLDY
- a CDS encoding AbrB/MazE/SpoVT family DNA-binding domain-containing protein, whose protein sequence is MVVVDSKGRIVLPQDVRERLGLDAGTAVDVREEDGRAVVEPEERPEDIIEDLERRIEDATAEREPTPGDELDPDARNHVETIRRGASDARNDRGDATDE